The Thunnus thynnus chromosome 24, fThuThy2.1, whole genome shotgun sequence genome window below encodes:
- the LOC137177080 gene encoding cyclin-Y-like protein 1 — MGGSVSCCISPGESPKVHRREVELEECPITTAEDVSEDTGTYLQHISDRELPDELAQEANPSDHPRASTLFLNKSQTDVREKRKSNYLNHMSPGLLTKKYSSCSTIFIDDSTVSQPNLKSTIKCVALAIYYHIKNRDSNRSLDIFDEKKHPLSREKVPDDYSVVDPEHKLIYRFIRTLFSSAQLTAECAIVTLVYLERLLTYAEMDICPCNWKRIVLGAILLASKVWDDQAVWNVDYCQILKDITVEDMNEMERHFLELLQFNINVPASVYAKYYFDLRSLADDNNLSFPLEPLSNKRAQKLEAISRLCEDKYKDLSKSAMRRSVSADNLVGIKNSQAVLS; from the exons ATGGGAGGCTCGGTGTCATGCTGCATCTCTCCCGGAGAGAGTCCCAAGGTCCACAGGAGAGAAGTGGAGCTGGAGGAGTGTCCCATCACCACTGCCGAGGACGTGAGTGAAGACACCGGGACCTACCTACAGCACATCAGTGACAGGGAGCTCCCAGATG AGCTGGCCCAAGAGGCCAATCCATCAGACCACCCCAGAGCCAGCACCCTCTTCCTCAACAAGTCTCAGACGGACG TGcgtgaaaaaaggaaaagcaacTACCTGAATCAT ATGTCCCCAGGTCTcctgacaaaaaaatacagttcCTGCTCTACAATATTCATCGATGATAGCACAGTCAGTCAGCCCAACCTCAAGAGCACGATCAAATG CGTCGCATTGGCCATATACTATCACATAAAAAACAG AGATTCAAATCGCTCCCTGGATATATTTGATGAGAAGAAGCATCCTCTGTCG CGAGAGAAAGTTCCAGATGACTACTCTGTGGTGGACCCAGAGCACAAGCTCATCTACCGCTTCATACGAACACTCTTCAGCTCAGCGCAGCTCACTGCTGAGTGCGCCATCGTTACTCTG GTGTACCTGGAAAGGTTGCTGACATACGCGGAGATGGACATCTGTCCGTGTAACTGGAAGCGTATCGTTCTTGGTGCCATCCTGCTGGCCTCAAAGGTCTGGGATGACCAGGCTGTGTGGAATGTCGACTACTGCCAGATCCTTAAAGATATCACAGTAGAGGACAT GAATGAGATGGAACGTCACTTCCTGGAACTGCTCCAGTTCAACATCAACGTCCCAGCCAGTGTCTACGCAAAGTATTACTTTGACTTGCGCTCACTGGCCGACGACAACAACCTCAGCTTCCCCTTGGAGCCACTCAGCAACAAGCGGGCCCAAAAACTGGAG GCCATCTCCAGGCTGTGCGAGGACAAGTACAAGGACCTGAGCAAGTCAGCTATGAGGAGGTCTGTCAGCGCAGACAACCTGGTCGGTATCAAGAACTCCCAGGCTGTGCTGTCTTAA
- the mettl21a gene encoding protein N-lysine methyltransferase METTL21A, whose translation MALVPYVENAIPALSKLQNSSAQFNFANHDIRLVQDWKKLGVAAVVWDAAVVMCMYMELGQVELKGKVAIELGAGTGLVGIVAALLGANVTITDRQPALDFLSANIKANLPTDVQGSAVVSELSWGEGLERYPTGGFDLVLGADIVYLEDTFVPLLQTLEHLSSDTTVVLLACKIRYERDTNFLGMLKQQFRVEEVYYEKQRDIHIYKAWKLPPRRDL comes from the exons ATGGCTCTCGTTCCTTATGTAGAGAATGCGATACCTGCGCTTTCCAAACTGCAAAATTCATCAGCACAGTTTAATTTTGCCAACCATGATATCCGTCTTGTCCAGGACTGGAAAAAGCTTGGGGTAGCAGCAGTTGTGTGGGATGCG GCTGTTGTCATGTGTATGTACATGGAGCTGGGGCAGGTGGAGTTAAAGGGGAAGGTGGCTATTGAACTGGGAGCTGGCACTGGACTGGTCGGCATTGTAGCAGCTCTGCTGG GTGCCAATGTGACCATCACTGACAGACAGCCAGCCTTGGACTTCCTCTCAGCCAACATCAAGGCTAATCTTCCCACAGACGTCCAGGGATCAGCGGTTGTGTCAGAGCTGTCCTGGGGCGAAGGCCTTGAACGGTACCCAACTGGGGGATTTGATCTTGTGCTGGGAGCAGATATTGTTTACCTGGAGGACACCTTTGTGCCACTGCTGCAGACTTTGGAGCACCTGAGTTCAGACACCACTGTGGTGTTGTTGGCCTGTAAGATCCGCTACGAGCGAGATACTAACTTTTTGGGCATGTTGAAGCAGCAGTTCAGAGTTGAAGAGGTTTACTATGAGAAACAAAGGGACATCCATATATATAAAGCTTGGAAACTGCCACCCAGGAGGGATTTGTGA
- the LOC137176895 gene encoding cyclic AMP-responsive element-binding protein 1 has translation MTMEAGAETQQSGETAVSESEAQQITLAQASIAAGQVTSSSPTVTLVQLPNGQTVQVHGVIQAAQPSVIQSPQVQTVQISTVAESEDSQESVDSVTDSQKRREILSRRPSYRKILNDLSSDAPAVPRIEEEKSEDDSAPAITTVTMPTPIYQTSSGQYIAITQGGAIQLANNGTDGVQGLQTLTMANAAAAQPGATILQYAQTSDGQQILVPSNQVVVQAASGDVQAYQIRTAPTSTITPGVVMATSPALGTGTGTEEVTRKREVRLMKNREAARECRRKKKEYVKCLENRVAVLENQNKTLIEELKALKDLYCHKSE, from the exons ATGACCATGGAGGCTggtgcagaaacacagcaaaGTGGTGAAACAGCTGTCTCTGAGTCTGAGGCCCAGCAGATCACCCTGGCCCAG GCGTCCATAGCAGCGGGCCAGGTGACGTCCAGCAGTCCCACAGTCACCCTGGTGCAGTTGCCCAACGGTCAGACAGTCCAAGTGCACGGGGTGATCCAAGCTGCCCAGCCCTCTGTCATCCAGTCTCCACAGGTCCAGACAGTACAG ATTTCGACTGTCGCTGAGAGTGAGGACTCTCAGGAGTCCGTAGACAGCGTCACAGATTctcagaagagaagagagatcCTGTCTAGACGACCTTCTTACAG GAAAATTCTGAACGACTTATCATCAGATGCTCCAGCGGTTCCTCGGATTGAGGAAGAGAAGTCAGAGGATGACTCTGCCCCCGCCATCACCACAGTCACCATGCCCACTCCCATCTATCAGACCAGCAGTGGCCAGTACA TTGCCATTACCCAGGGAGGGGCCATCCAGCTGGCCAATAACGGCACAGATGGAGTTCAGGGCCTGCAGACACTGACCATGGCCAACGCCGCTGCAGCCCAGCCTGGTGCTACCATCCTGCAGTACGCCCAGACCAGTGATGGGCAGCAGATCCTAGTGCCCAGCAACCAAGTTGTTGTACAAG CGGCCTCTGGAGATGTCCAGGCCTATCAGATCCGCACAGCACCAACCAGCACCATCACTCCTGGGGTCGTCATGGCGACCTCACCTGCACTGGGCACAGGAACAGGCACAGAGGAAGTCACACGCAAAAGGGAAGTGCGCCTTATGAAAAACAG GGAGGCAGCCCGCGAGTGTCgcaggaagaagaaggagtaCGTCAAGTGTTTGGAGAACCGCGTGGCCGTGCTGGAGAACCAGAACAAAACCCTCATCGAGGAACTCAAAGCCCTCAAAGACTTGTACTGCCACAAATCCGAGTAG